One genomic segment of Rhodothermales bacterium includes these proteins:
- a CDS encoding ribosome maturation factor RimP — protein sequence MPQQPSEKPHVAAARAENVDLRSRIHALADEVATDSDAYVVDVQVRGQKGSRIVEVFLDADEGVGSDDLARLSRSLAFLLETEEVVKGKYYLNVSSPGAERPLVLPRQYRKHVGRTFQVTTGAGDEEAVRTGTLAAVRDDAFDLDVDGETETIAFADVTDARIQLPW from the coding sequence ATGCCTCAGCAACCCTCAGAAAAGCCCCACGTCGCCGCCGCCCGGGCGGAGAACGTCGACCTCCGGTCGCGCATCCACGCCCTCGCCGACGAGGTCGCCACGGATAGCGACGCCTACGTCGTGGACGTGCAGGTTCGCGGCCAGAAGGGCTCACGGATCGTCGAAGTGTTCCTCGACGCCGACGAGGGCGTGGGCTCCGACGACCTCGCGCGCCTCTCGCGCAGCCTCGCGTTCTTGCTCGAAACCGAAGAAGTCGTTAAAGGGAAGTATTACCTCAACGTGTCCTCGCCGGGCGCCGAGCGGCCCCTCGTCCTGCCCCGGCAGTACCGCAAGCACGTCGGCCGAACGTTCCAGGTAACGACAGGCGCGGGCGACGAAGAGGCAGTACGGACAGGTACACTCGCCGCCGTCCGCGACGACGCATTCGATCTCGACGTCGACGGCGAGACCGAAACGATTGCTTTCGCCGATGTGACCGACGCCCGCATCCAGTTGCCCTGGTGA